A window of the Equus asinus isolate D_3611 breed Donkey chromosome 20, EquAss-T2T_v2, whole genome shotgun sequence genome harbors these coding sequences:
- the PIWIL4 gene encoding piwi-like protein 4 yields MERGGKIRRDFMDLAVCTREKLAHVRDCKTGSSGIPVKLATNLFGLDLPQDWQLYQYHVTYIPDLESRRLRIALLYSHRELSNKAKAFDGVILFLSQKLEEKVTELSSETRRGETVKMTITLTRELPASSPVCIQVFNIIFKKILKKLSMYQIGRNFYKPSEPVEIPQHRLSLWPGFAVSVSHFESSLLFSADVSYKVLRHETVLEFMAGLCHRTGVSCFTQTCERQLIGLIVLTRYNNKTYRIDDIDWSVKPTHTFQRRDGTEVTYVDYYKQQYDIALSDLNQPVLVSLLKSKRNDNAEARLAHLIPELCFLTGLTDEATSDFQLMKAVAEETRLSPLGRQQRLARLADDIQRNKDARFELETWGLRFGCQMSLTGRVVPSEKILMQDHVCQPLSAADWFKDLRTCKILSTQPLNKWLVICSNRAEDATENFLNCLRRVGSSVGFNVDYPKIIKVQENPAAFLTSIQKHVGPDVQLVMCILPSNQKSYYESIKKYLSSDCPVASQCVLARTLNKQGILMSVATKIAMQMTCKLGGELWAVEIPLKSLMVVGIDVCKDAFNTGMVAVGFVASMNPRITRWFSRCILQRTTAGVADCLKVFMTGALNRWYKYNHGLPARIIVYRDGAGDGQLKTLIEYEVPQLLSSVTEANSHASSVSLCFCIISKLSVVVVRKKCMLRFFMEVNRTLQNPPLGTVVDSEATRSEWYDFYLISQVACRGTVNPTYYNVIYDDNALKPDHMQRLTFKLCHLYYNWPGLISIPAPCQYAHKLTFLVAQSIHKEPSLELANSLFYL; encoded by the exons ATGGAAAGAGGTGGGAAAATCAGACGAGACTTCATGGATTTGGCTGTCTGTACCAGAGAGAAATTGGCCCATGTGAGAGACTGCAAAACAG GTTCCAGTGGAATACCTGTGAAGCTGGCCACAAATCTCTTTGGTTTAGATTTGCCCCAGGACTGGCAGCTGTACCAGTATCATGTGACATATATTCCAGATTTAGAATCTAGAAGGCTGAGAATTGCTCTGCTTTATAGTCATAGGGAACTTTCCAACAAAGCAAAAGCATTCGATGGTGTCATCCTTTTTCTCTCACAAAAGCTAGAAGAAAAG GTCACAGAATTGTCAAGTGAAACTCGAAGAGGTGAGACTGTAAAGATGACTATCACTCTGACGAGGGAGCTCCCAGCAAGTTCTCCCGTGTGTATCCAGGTCTTCAATATCATCTTCAAAAA GATCTTGAAAAAGTTGTCCATGTACCAGATTGGACGGAATTTCTATAAACCTTCTGAGCCAGTGGAGATTCCCCAGCACAG gttGTCCCTTTGGCCGGGGTTCGCCGTTTCTGTATCACACTTCGAAAGCAGCCTCCTGTTTAGTGCTGATGTGAGTTACAAAGTCCTCCGGCACGAGACTGTTCTGGAATTCATGGCTGGTCTCTGCCACAGGACTGGCGTGTCTTGCTTTACCCAGACGTGCGAAAGACAGCTGATTGGGCTCATCGTCCTTACCAG ATACAATAACAAAACCTATCGCATTGATGACATCGACTGGTCCGTGAAGCCCACACACACCTTTCAGAGGCGGGATGGCACTGAGGTCACCTACGTGGATTACTACAAGCAG CAATATGATATTGCTTTATCTGACCTAAATCAGCCGGTGCTTGTTAGTCTGttgaaaagcaagagaaatgacAACGCTGAGGCTCGGCTGGCCCACCTGATACCTGAGCTCTGCTTTCTAACAG GGCTGACTGACGAGGCAACCTCTGATTTCCAGTTGATGAAAGCTGTGGCTGAAGAAACACGTCTCAGTCCTCTGGGAAGGCAGCAGCGCCTGGCCAGGCTTGCTGACGACATCCAGAG AAACAAGGATGCTCGTTTTGAGCTGGAGACCTGGGGGCTACGTTTTGGATGCCAGATGTCTCTGACTGGCCGGGTTGTGccttcagaaaaaatattaatgcaaGACCACGTA TGTCAACCTTTGTCGGCTGCTGATTGGTTCAAGGATCTGCGAACTTGCAAGATTTTGAGCACACAACCTTTGAATAAATGGTTGGTTATATGTAGTAACAGAGCAGAAGATGCAACTGAGAACTTTCTGAACTGCTTGAGAAGAGTTGGAAGTTCCGTGGGGTTTAATGTGGACTACCCCAAAAT CATAAAAGTACAAGAAAATCCAGCAGCATTCCTTACCAGTATACAGAAACATGTTGGTCCTGATGTTCAGTTG gtAATGTGTATTCTGCCTTCTAATCAGAAGAGCTATTATGAGTCCATTAAAAAGTATTTGAGCTCAGACTGCCCAGTCGCGAGCCAGTGTGTGCTTGCCCGGACCTTGAATAAACAGGGCATTCTGATGAGTGTTGCCACCAAGATTGCCATGCAGATGACCTGTAAACTGGGAGGCGAGCTGTGGGCCGTTGAAATCCCC ttGAAGTCCCTGATGGTGGTCGGCATTGATGTCTGTAAAGATGCATTCAACACGGGAATGGTGGCGGTTGGATTTGTGGCCAGTATGAACCCCAGAATCACCAG GTGGTTCTCCCGCTGTATCCTTCAGAGAACGACAGCTGGTGTTGCAGATTGCTTAAAAGTTTTCATGACCG GAGCGCTCAACAGATGGTACAAATACAACCATGGTTTGCCAGCGCGGATAATTGTGTACCGTGATGGCGCAGGGGACGGTCAGCTAAAAACACTTATTGAATATGAAGTTCCACAGCTGCTGAGCAGTGTGACGGAAGCCAACTCACATGCCAG TTCAGTTTCACTCTGTTTCTGCATCAT CTCCAAACTGTCGGTGGTCGTGGTCAGGAAGAAGTGCATGCTACGATTCTTTATGGAAGTGAACCGGACCTTGCAGAACCCACCACTTGGCACCGTGGTGGATTCGGAAGCAACACGTTCTGAATG GTATGACTTTTACTTGATCAGCCAGGTCGCCTGTCGGGGAACTGTTAATCCTACCTACTATAATGTCATCTACGATGACAACGCTTTGAAGCCCGACCACATGCAGAGGCTTACCTTCAAACTGTGCCATCTGTACTACAACTGGCCG GGCTTAATCAGTATCCCAGCACCGTGTCAGTATGCACACAAGCTGACCTTCCTGGTGGCACAAAGCATTCATAAAGAGCCGAGTTTGGAACTAGCCAATTCTCTCTTCTACCTGTGA